From a region of the Pan paniscus chromosome 19, NHGRI_mPanPan1-v2.0_pri, whole genome shotgun sequence genome:
- the LOC134729452 gene encoding peptidyl-prolyl cis-trans isomerase A-like has product MVNPMMFFNIAINGEPLGRISFELFANKIPKTAENFRALSTEEKGFGYKGSCFHRIIPEFMCQGGDFTCHNGTGASTGRNLMSRTSP; this is encoded by the coding sequence ATGGTCAACCCCATGATGTTCTTCAACATCGCCATCAACGGGGAGCCCTTGGGCCGCATCTCCTTTGAGCTGTTTGCAAACAAGATTCCAAAGACGGCAGAAAACTTTCGTGCTCTAAGCACTGAAGAGAAAGGATTTGGTTATAAGGGTTCCTGCTTTCACAGAATTATTCCAGAGTTTATGTGTCAGGGCGGTGACTTCACATGCCATAATGGCACTGGTGCCTCTACGGGGAGAAATTTGATGTCGAGGACTTCACCCTGA